One Prunus dulcis chromosome 8, ALMONDv2, whole genome shotgun sequence DNA window includes the following coding sequences:
- the LOC117636965 gene encoding uncharacterized protein LOC117636965 isoform X1, translating into MKPMQTIQDLIEEIKLRVVWWALFVFCVTYFLSHSSKSMWMNIPISILLVSALRFLLNNVEFHWKVQRPVRPQSYLSHLEKKQLSVNDPRLSTGPPPPRWKRKIGSPIVEDAMSDFIDKILKDFVIDLWYSDITPDKEAPEQIRVIIMDALGEVSGRVKEINLVDLLTRDIIDLIGDHMELFRKNQAAIGVDVMKTLSSEERDDRLKHHLMASKELHPALISPESEYKVLQRLMGGVLAVVLRPREAQCPVVRSIARELLTSLVIQPVLNFASPGYINELIEYILLAIKDEITKVVAGDQSTAGGVPDHGSPLNKYATFNQRTDMILSKVDNQREKSSDYNPFQEDPLQPQPADWARILEAVTQRRTEVLTPENLENMWTKGRNYKRKEHKKKIRATQEHTPVSSGVDSAVPARKLGNEMVADRHEISTGIEDKSIVKLTRETSLDSQLSDGTKKEMQFSLDPSKKSYAEGGNLVDELEDIGSLAADGNKSRLKRSNSTSALKIQPDTKRAFTEGGGSIISEFYSPEFGRRREEHIGKSASDMVAHCVGQQVPKLRCRVMGAYFEKLGSKSFAVYSIAVTDSENRTWFVKRRYRNFERLHRHLKEIPNYTLHLPPKRIFSSSTEDAFVHQRCIQLDKYLQDLLSIANVAEQHEVWDFLSGSSKNYAFGKSPSVMRTLAVNVDDAVDDIVRQFKGVSDGLMRKVVGSPTSEASSSISAWNLSTNADETGVRAIRQNTVETTNSFSDNEDGDKDKSCDPEEAGSGAQGNGWHSDNELNSKGYPCRVIHTRSLGSEKKDDLAGEGGFPAANFTATSRNLEDPVGMPPEWTPPNVSVPLLNLVDKVFQLKRRGWLRRQVFWISKQILQLMMEDAIDDWLLTQIHWLRREDTIASGIRWLKDVLWPNGTFFLRLGNAQDGNENPFQNISQLGGSKADKPGSFEQQLEAARRASDIKKMLFDGTPTALVSLIGHKQYRRCARDIYYFTQSTICVKQLAYAILELSLVSIFPELQDLVLDVHQTMGVNETV; encoded by the exons ATGAAGCCCATGCAGACCATACAAGATCTGATCGAGGAGATTAAGCTCCGAGTGGTTTGGTGGGCCTTGTTTGTCTTCTGCGTTACCTACTTCCTGTCCC ATTCGAGTAAATCAATGTGGATGAATATACCAATATCAATTTTGTTGGTTTCCGCATTACGTTTTCTATTAAATAATGTGGAATTCCATTGGAAGGTTCAAAGACCTGTTCGACCGCAGTCATATTTGTCTCATTTGGAGAAGAAACAGTTGTCGGTCAATGATCCACGCCTTTCTACCGGGCCTCCACCACCAAGGTGGAAGAGGAAAATTGGTTCTCCAATCGTAGAGGATGCGATGAGTGATTTCAttgacaaaattttaaagGATTTCGTGATTGATTTATGGTATTCAGATATAACACCAGACAAGGAGGCTCCAGAGCAAATACGAGTGATAATCATGGATGCTCTTGGTGAAGTATCAGGAAGAGTTAAAGAGATAAACCTTGTTGACTTGCTGACAAG GGATATAATTGATTTAATAGGGGATCATATGGAGCTTTTCAGAAAAAACCAAGCTGCTATAGGTGTTGATGTTATGAAAACTTTGTCTTCAGAGGAGAGAGATGATAGGTTAAAACATCATCTCATGGCTTCAAAGGAGCTCCATCCTGCATTGATATCACCTGAGAGTGAGTACAAG GTTCTTCAGCGGCTGATGGGTGGAGTGTTAGCTGTGGTTTTAAGGCCGCGAGAAGCTCAATGTCCAGTGGTGCGATCTATTGCCAGAGAACTTCTTACAAGCTTGGTAATCCAACCTGTTCTGAATTTCGCAAGCCCTGG GTATATCAACGAATTGATTGAATACATTTTGCTAGCCATTAAAGATGAAATCACTAAAGTGGTAGCGGGTGACCAGTCAACTGCAGGGGGTGTACCTGATCATGGTTCTCCATTGAACAAATATGCAACCTTTAATCAAAGAACTGATATGATATTGTCTAAAGTTGACAATCAGAGAGAAAAATCCTCAGATTATAACCCATTCCAGGAAGATCCTTTGCAGCCACAGCCTGCTGATTGGGCAAGAATTTTGGAGGCTGTGACACAGAGAAGGACTGAAGTTCTTACTCCTGAAAATCTTGAAAACATGTGGACGAAAGGGagaaattacaaaagaaaagagcacaagaaaaagataagAGCAACTCAGGAACATACACCTGTGAGTTCTGGAGTAGATAGTGCTGTACCTGCTAGAAAGCTGGGGAACGAAATGGTAGCTGACAGGCATGAAATTTCTACAGGAATAGAGGATAAATCTATTGTGAAGCTAACACGTGAGACAAGCTTAGATTCTCAATTGAGTGATGGGACCAAAAAAGAGATGCAGTTCTCTTTGGATCCCAGCAAAAAATCATATGCTGAGGGTGGGAATCTTGTTGATGAATTGGAGGACATTGGAAGCCTTGCTGCTGATGGAAATAAAAGTAGGCTTAAAAGATCAAATAGCACTTCTGCTTTAAAAATCCAACCAGACACAAAAAGGGCATTCACAGAAGGTGGAGGGTCTATCATATCAGAGTTCTATAGCCCTGAGTTTGGGAGGCGCAGAGAAGAGCATATTGGTAAGAGTGCCTCAGATATGGTAGCCCATTGTGTGGGACAACAAGTTCCCAAGCTCAGATGCCGG GTTATGGGCGCATACTTTGAGAAACTTGGGTCAAAATCTTTTGCAGTTTATTCAATTGCAGTTACAGATTCAGAAAACAGAACTTGGTTTGTGAAAAGAAG ATATAGGAATTTTGAGCGATTACATCGCCATCTTAAAGAAATTCCAAATTACACTTTACATTTGCCACCCAAAAGAATATTTTCGTCAAGCACAGAGGACGCTTTTGTTCATCAGCGATGTATTCAGCTGGACAAATATCTGCAG GATCTCTTGTCAATAGCTAACGTTGCTGAACAGCATGAAGTGTGGGATTTTTTAAGTGGTTCCTCAAAG aaTTATGCTTTTGGAAAATCTCCATCAGTGATGAGAACTCTTGCAG TCAATGTGGATGATGCTGTGGATGATATTGTACGCCAGTTCAAAGGGGTTTCAGATGGCTTAATGCGTAAAGTTGTTGGTTCTCCCACATCTGAGGcctcatcttcaatttctgcaTGGAACTTGTCCACAAATGCAGATGAGACAGGCGTACGTGCTATTAGGCAAAATACAGTGGAAACAACAAATAGCTTTTCTGATAATGAGGATGGTGATAAAGATAAAAGTTGTGACCCTGAGGAAGCAGGATCTGGTGCACAAGGAAATGGGTGGCATTCAGATAATGAATTGAACTCCAAGGGTTATCCATGTAGGGTTATACATACAAGGAGCTTAGGTTCGGAGAAGAAAGATGATTTAGCTGGGGAGGGTGGCTTTCCTGCAGCAAATTTTACAGCAACCTCCAGAAATTTGGAGGATCCAGTTGGAATGCCACCTGAG TGGACTCCACCCAATGTTAGCGTACCTTTGTTGAATCTAGTGGACAAGGTATTTCAGCTTAAGAGAAGGGGCTGGCTGAG AAGACAGGTCTTTTGGatatcaaaacaaatattacaGTTAATGATGGAGGATGCTATTGATGACTGGCTCTTGACGCAGATTCATTGGCTTCGGAGGGAGGATACTATTGCTTCGGGAATTCGGTGGCTTAAAGAT GTTCTGTGGCCCAATGGCACATTCTTCCTTAGACTCGGAAATGCTCAAGACGGTAATGAAAACCCTTTTCAAAATATAAGTCAATTGGGTGGCAGTAAGGCTGATAAACCGGGGTCTTTTGAGCAGCAGCTTGAGGCTGCTCGTAGAGCTAGTGATATCAAAAAAATGCTCTTTG
- the LOC117636965 gene encoding uncharacterized protein LOC117636965 isoform X2, with protein sequence MSDFIDKILKDFVIDLWYSDITPDKEAPEQIRVIIMDALGEVSGRVKEINLVDLLTRDIIDLIGDHMELFRKNQAAIGVDVMKTLSSEERDDRLKHHLMASKELHPALISPESEYKVLQRLMGGVLAVVLRPREAQCPVVRSIARELLTSLVIQPVLNFASPGYINELIEYILLAIKDEITKVVAGDQSTAGGVPDHGSPLNKYATFNQRTDMILSKVDNQREKSSDYNPFQEDPLQPQPADWARILEAVTQRRTEVLTPENLENMWTKGRNYKRKEHKKKIRATQEHTPVSSGVDSAVPARKLGNEMVADRHEISTGIEDKSIVKLTRETSLDSQLSDGTKKEMQFSLDPSKKSYAEGGNLVDELEDIGSLAADGNKSRLKRSNSTSALKIQPDTKRAFTEGGGSIISEFYSPEFGRRREEHIGKSASDMVAHCVGQQVPKLRCRVMGAYFEKLGSKSFAVYSIAVTDSENRTWFVKRRYRNFERLHRHLKEIPNYTLHLPPKRIFSSSTEDAFVHQRCIQLDKYLQDLLSIANVAEQHEVWDFLSGSSKNYAFGKSPSVMRTLAVNVDDAVDDIVRQFKGVSDGLMRKVVGSPTSEASSSISAWNLSTNADETGVRAIRQNTVETTNSFSDNEDGDKDKSCDPEEAGSGAQGNGWHSDNELNSKGYPCRVIHTRSLGSEKKDDLAGEGGFPAANFTATSRNLEDPVGMPPEWTPPNVSVPLLNLVDKVFQLKRRGWLRRQVFWISKQILQLMMEDAIDDWLLTQIHWLRREDTIASGIRWLKDVLWPNGTFFLRLGNAQDGNENPFQNISQLGGSKADKPGSFEQQLEAARRASDIKKMLFDGTPTALVSLIGHKQYRRCARDIYYFTQSTICVKQLAYAILELSLVSIFPELQDLVLDVHQTMGVNETV encoded by the exons ATGAGTGATTTCAttgacaaaattttaaagGATTTCGTGATTGATTTATGGTATTCAGATATAACACCAGACAAGGAGGCTCCAGAGCAAATACGAGTGATAATCATGGATGCTCTTGGTGAAGTATCAGGAAGAGTTAAAGAGATAAACCTTGTTGACTTGCTGACAAG GGATATAATTGATTTAATAGGGGATCATATGGAGCTTTTCAGAAAAAACCAAGCTGCTATAGGTGTTGATGTTATGAAAACTTTGTCTTCAGAGGAGAGAGATGATAGGTTAAAACATCATCTCATGGCTTCAAAGGAGCTCCATCCTGCATTGATATCACCTGAGAGTGAGTACAAG GTTCTTCAGCGGCTGATGGGTGGAGTGTTAGCTGTGGTTTTAAGGCCGCGAGAAGCTCAATGTCCAGTGGTGCGATCTATTGCCAGAGAACTTCTTACAAGCTTGGTAATCCAACCTGTTCTGAATTTCGCAAGCCCTGG GTATATCAACGAATTGATTGAATACATTTTGCTAGCCATTAAAGATGAAATCACTAAAGTGGTAGCGGGTGACCAGTCAACTGCAGGGGGTGTACCTGATCATGGTTCTCCATTGAACAAATATGCAACCTTTAATCAAAGAACTGATATGATATTGTCTAAAGTTGACAATCAGAGAGAAAAATCCTCAGATTATAACCCATTCCAGGAAGATCCTTTGCAGCCACAGCCTGCTGATTGGGCAAGAATTTTGGAGGCTGTGACACAGAGAAGGACTGAAGTTCTTACTCCTGAAAATCTTGAAAACATGTGGACGAAAGGGagaaattacaaaagaaaagagcacaagaaaaagataagAGCAACTCAGGAACATACACCTGTGAGTTCTGGAGTAGATAGTGCTGTACCTGCTAGAAAGCTGGGGAACGAAATGGTAGCTGACAGGCATGAAATTTCTACAGGAATAGAGGATAAATCTATTGTGAAGCTAACACGTGAGACAAGCTTAGATTCTCAATTGAGTGATGGGACCAAAAAAGAGATGCAGTTCTCTTTGGATCCCAGCAAAAAATCATATGCTGAGGGTGGGAATCTTGTTGATGAATTGGAGGACATTGGAAGCCTTGCTGCTGATGGAAATAAAAGTAGGCTTAAAAGATCAAATAGCACTTCTGCTTTAAAAATCCAACCAGACACAAAAAGGGCATTCACAGAAGGTGGAGGGTCTATCATATCAGAGTTCTATAGCCCTGAGTTTGGGAGGCGCAGAGAAGAGCATATTGGTAAGAGTGCCTCAGATATGGTAGCCCATTGTGTGGGACAACAAGTTCCCAAGCTCAGATGCCGG GTTATGGGCGCATACTTTGAGAAACTTGGGTCAAAATCTTTTGCAGTTTATTCAATTGCAGTTACAGATTCAGAAAACAGAACTTGGTTTGTGAAAAGAAG ATATAGGAATTTTGAGCGATTACATCGCCATCTTAAAGAAATTCCAAATTACACTTTACATTTGCCACCCAAAAGAATATTTTCGTCAAGCACAGAGGACGCTTTTGTTCATCAGCGATGTATTCAGCTGGACAAATATCTGCAG GATCTCTTGTCAATAGCTAACGTTGCTGAACAGCATGAAGTGTGGGATTTTTTAAGTGGTTCCTCAAAG aaTTATGCTTTTGGAAAATCTCCATCAGTGATGAGAACTCTTGCAG TCAATGTGGATGATGCTGTGGATGATATTGTACGCCAGTTCAAAGGGGTTTCAGATGGCTTAATGCGTAAAGTTGTTGGTTCTCCCACATCTGAGGcctcatcttcaatttctgcaTGGAACTTGTCCACAAATGCAGATGAGACAGGCGTACGTGCTATTAGGCAAAATACAGTGGAAACAACAAATAGCTTTTCTGATAATGAGGATGGTGATAAAGATAAAAGTTGTGACCCTGAGGAAGCAGGATCTGGTGCACAAGGAAATGGGTGGCATTCAGATAATGAATTGAACTCCAAGGGTTATCCATGTAGGGTTATACATACAAGGAGCTTAGGTTCGGAGAAGAAAGATGATTTAGCTGGGGAGGGTGGCTTTCCTGCAGCAAATTTTACAGCAACCTCCAGAAATTTGGAGGATCCAGTTGGAATGCCACCTGAG TGGACTCCACCCAATGTTAGCGTACCTTTGTTGAATCTAGTGGACAAGGTATTTCAGCTTAAGAGAAGGGGCTGGCTGAG AAGACAGGTCTTTTGGatatcaaaacaaatattacaGTTAATGATGGAGGATGCTATTGATGACTGGCTCTTGACGCAGATTCATTGGCTTCGGAGGGAGGATACTATTGCTTCGGGAATTCGGTGGCTTAAAGAT GTTCTGTGGCCCAATGGCACATTCTTCCTTAGACTCGGAAATGCTCAAGACGGTAATGAAAACCCTTTTCAAAATATAAGTCAATTGGGTGGCAGTAAGGCTGATAAACCGGGGTCTTTTGAGCAGCAGCTTGAGGCTGCTCGTAGAGCTAGTGATATCAAAAAAATGCTCTTTG
- the LOC117638880 gene encoding CCG-binding protein 1 codes for MIKTVMLRSCPSSSPLLFEANREAFSARASSPSSSSTTPKFASIICCSSRNHAYIPKLEPFSRSKLDRAIRDPPLIEKCENELSDYCSTLEGDESYGCWRAYFELKDLEKEIPKQDVEKLILQAGGVKTLVGCLHGIAAIKKDKKLGFNSAKPSDVVKEGQRLCPIPDGLPKSAQELEEEESSRMPDSPFTRLLRIKGRHPAWYSATPDHETD; via the exons ATGATAAAAACAGTCATGCTTCGTTCTtgcccttcttcttctcctctgcTCTTCGAAGCCAACAGAGAAGCTTTTTCTGCACGAGCATCTTCGCCGTCGTCGTCATCAACGACGCCGAAGTTCGCTTCCATTATCTGTTGCTCGTCCAGAAACCATGCTTACATTCCAAAGCTCGAGCCTTTTAGCCGGTCCAAGCTTGATCGCGCCATTAGAGACCCGCCCTTGATCGAAAAGTGCGAGAACGAGCTCTCTG ATTACTGTTCAACGCTCGAAGGAGACGAGTCTTATGGCTGCTGGAGAGCGTATTTTGAGCTCAAGGATCTAGAG AAGGAGATACCAAAACAAGATGTGGAGAAGCTGATTCTTCAAGCAGGAGGTGTAAAGACATTAGTGGGATGCTTACATGGCATTGCAGCAATAAAAAAGGATAAGAAGCTTGGATTTAATTCAGCAAAGCCGTCAGATGTGGTAAAAGAAGGACAGAGACTCTGCCCCATACCAGATGGGTTGCCAAAATCAGCTCAGGAgctggaggaagaagaaagttcAAGAATGCCAGATTCACCCTTCACCAGGCTTCTTAGAATCAAGGGGAGGCACCCTGCTTGGTATTCAGCTACCCCTGACCATGAAACAGATTGA
- the LOC117638477 gene encoding pollen-specific leucine-rich repeat extensin-like protein 3, giving the protein MAPTLITNKPSGGCLLFFLLFSSFSALSFALTDAEVAFIAHRQLLALPEGGDLPENYEVQVDAKLNFENDRLKNAYVALQALKKAIFSDPFGFTVNWEGEDVCSYKGVFCAPALDDEKLTVVAGLDLNHADIAGHLPVEMGLLTDAALIHLNSNRFCGIIPRSFRRLILMHEFDVSNNRFVGSFPVVVLEWPSCKYLDLRYNDFEGELPPELFHKEHDALFLNHNRFTSIIPDTLGHSTVSVVNFGFNNFTGCIPRSIGNMKNLNEIIFMNNQLGGCFPPEIGNLGNLQVLDVSNNVFIGSFPKTFLELRSIEELAVGYNRLTGFVTEKICSLPKLANFTFAYNYFSGEAQKCMPNPKREVNFDDTGNCMPGRPKQKNTKTCFPVVTKPVDCSKHCGGGSSTPDKPKTPRPQPPQTPKTEKPPTPKAEPPSTPKAEPPPTPKAEPPPTPKAEPPPTPKAEPPPTPKAEPPPTPKAEPPPTPKAEPPPTPKAEPPPTPKAEPPPHKGRDHHQLPRSVPPPHQAPHPRQGEPPPTPKAEPPPTPKVEPPPTPKAEPPPTPKAEPPPTPEAESPETPEAEPPQTPEAEPPQTPEAEPPQIPKAEPPPSQTPAPGPDPTNTSPVPKHSPPPPSPEPVQSPPPPVFSPPPPAPVHSPPPPVQSPPPPVQSPPPPVQSPPPPVQSPPPPVQSPPPPVQSPPPPVQSPPPPVQSPPPPVQSPPPPVQSPPPPAPTPSPPLPPPAQSPPPTEPDFVLPPNFGALYSSPPPPMFPGY; this is encoded by the exons ATGGCTCCAACTCTCATCACAAACAAGCCCTCAGGCGGCtgccttctcttcttcctcctatTCTCTTCATTCTCAGCCCTCTCGTTCGCCTTAACCGATGCTGAAGTCGCCTTCATAGCTCACCGCCAGCTCCTGGCTCTCCCGGAGGGAGGTGACCTTCCTGAAAACTATGAGGTTCAAGTGGATGCCAAGCTCAACTTTGAAAACGACAGGCTCAAAAACGCTTATGTTGCTCTTCAGGCCTTGAAGAAGGCCATCTTCTCCGACCCTTTTGGCTTCACAGTCAATTGGGAAGGTGAAGATGTTTGCTCCTACAAAGGGGTCTTCTGTGCACCGGCGCTTGACGATGAAAAACTGACCGTTGTGGCCGGTTTGGACCTGAACCATGCCGACATTGCTGGCCATCTCCCTGTCGAAATGGGGCTCTTGACTGATGCTGCTCTCATCCACCTCAACTCCAACAGGTTCTGCGGTATTATCCCACGGAGCTTCAGGAGACTGATACTTATGCATGAGTTTGATGTCAGCAACAACCGATTCGTCGGCTCCTTCCCTGTGGTGGTCCTCGAATGGCCTAGTTGCAAGTACCTTGATCTCCGGTACAACGATTTCGAAGGGGAGCTGCCTCCAGAGCTTTTCCACAAGGAGCACGACGCCTTGTTCTTGAACCACAACCGATTCACATCAATAATTCCAGACACCTTGGGCCACTCCACGGTTTCTGTAGTGAATTTTGGGTTCAACAACTTCACTGGTTGCATACCACGAAGCATTGGTAACATGAAAAATCTGAATGAGATTATTTTCATGAACAACCAACTTGGTGGCTGCTTCCCTCCTGAGATTGGAAACCTTGGAAATCTGCAGGTTCTTGATGTGAGCAACAATGTGTTTATTGGTTCCTTCCCAAAGACCTTCTTGGAGCTCCGCAGCATAGAGGAATTGGCTGTTGGGTACAACAGGTTGACAGGGTTTGTGACTGAAAAGATTTGCTCCTTGCCTAAGTTGGCCAATTTCACATTTGCTTACAATTATTTCAGTGGAGAAGCTCAGAAATGTATGCCAAATCCCAAACGTGAGGTGAACTTTGATGACACGGGCAACTGCATGCCCGGCAGGCCCAAGCAAAAGAATACCAAGACTTGCTTCCCTGTGGTCACTAAGCCAGTGGATTGCAGCAAGCATTGTGGTGGTGGTTCTTCAACCCCGGATAAGCCAAAGACACCAAGGCCTCAACCACCTCAGACACCAAAGACCGAGAAGCCTCCGACCCCCAAGGCTGAGCCACCATCGACACCAAAGGCGGAGCCACCACCCACTCCAAAGGCCGAGCCACCTCCCACGCCTAAAGCCGAGCCACCTCCCACGCCAAAGGCCGAGCCACCACCCACTCCAAAGGCCGAGCCACCACCCACACCAAAGGCCGAGCCACCACCCACGCCAAAGGCCGAGCCACCACCCACTCCAAAGGCCGAGCCACCACCCACACCAAAGGCCGAGCCACCACCCCATAAAGGCCGAGACCACCACCAGCTCCCAAG GTCGGTGCCACCTCCACACCAGGCCCCACACCCCAGGCAAGGGGAGCCACCTCCCACACCCAAGGCCGAGCCACCACCAACACCAAAGGTTGAGCCACCTCCCACACCCAAGGCCGAGCCACCTCCCACACCCAAGGCTGAGCCACCTCCCACACCTGAGGCCGAGTCACCTGAAACACCTGAGGCTGAGCCACCTCAAACACCTGAAGCTGAACCACCTCAAACACCTGAGGCTGAGCCACCTCAAATACCAAAGGCTGAGCCACCACCATCACAAACACCTGCACCTGGACCAGACCCAACTAACACATCTCCGGTGCCGAAGCAttcacctccaccaccatctccaGAGCCAGTGCAGTCACCTCCACCACCGGTATtctctccaccaccaccagcacCAGTCCATTCCCCACCGCCACCTGTTCAGTCCCCACCACCTCCAGTTCAATCGCCACCCCCACCGGTCCAATCGCCACCCCCACCGGTCCAATCCCCACCACCTCCAGTTCAATCCCCACCCCCACCGGTTCAATCCCCACCCCCACCGGTTCAGTCCCCACCACCTCCAGTCCAATCCCCACCCCCACCGGTCCAATCCCCACCACCACCGGTT CaatccccaccaccaccagctcCCACTCCATCTCCTCCTCTACCTCCTCCTGCTCAGTCTCCACCACCAACCGAACCGGACTTCGTGCTGCCACCAAACTTTGGCGCCCTCTACTCGTCCCCACCACCGCCAATGTTCCCAGGCTACTGA
- the LOC117637525 gene encoding uncharacterized protein LOC117637525, producing the protein MEEEDKQPLKEEKSLLQEEKEEAKKAEAAEAEASPAKSGGWGGWGFSSVFSDLQKAAEEISRNAAAVAQTAAKSIADMQNPAEDSEESSKEEEGDTEKESQDGTESQDEHEKQRKAALEKLEKASEDSFLGQGLKVLDSSVENFASGAWQALGSALKGSTDLVHKLENSAVNLAGSIQQGGLPTAAGSAAPSLLETGKAFTSKGMQVLELVGKETLDLLITETGIEVEKNSKPSEQEAEEDQLYEEVGFDRCFYIYGGPEQLEELEALSSHYALLFNRRKGKLSSEQKSTYDGKLKQVQQIFSLDIELDGSGAESDKGKKKETGDDGNSDEMKSLHDSSVSKAADMAAGFTSALAGQAVNDIIQRTTGRLESLHSEGVHRLSEMCCSAVSQLLMLGKSIISSANNTQVEDVDADVENIDWPEDSVEKAKIIRSKAQAMTGYVEAVSSSFITGISDVAEAYLAAIKGASAESHDVLPQTSIQEKASSFSKHLRDDQNTALGKIQDGLHYLSYVVVSSSMPTA; encoded by the exons ATGGAGGAAGAAGACAAACAGCCACTGAAGGAAGAGAAAAGTCTtctacaagaagaaaaagaggaagcaAAAAAAGCAGAAGCAGCTGAAGCAGAAGCATCACCGGCAAAAAGTGGAGGATGGGGAGGCTGGGGattttcctctgttttctcAGATCTCCAGAAAGCCGCCGAAGAGATCTCGCGCAAT GCGGCTGCAGTTGCTCAGACTGCAGCAAAGAGCATTGCCGACATGCAAAACCCTGCAGAGGACTCGGAGGAATCTTCCAAGGAGGAGGAAGGGGATACTGAAAAGGAAAGCCAGGATGGGACTGAAAGCCAAGATGAGCATGAAAAGCAACGAAAGGCTGCTCtagaaaaattagaaaaagcTAGTGAAGATTCGTTTCTCGGTCAG GGTTTGAAGGTACTTGATAGTTCTGTGGAGAATTTTGCTTCAGGAGCGTGGCAAGCATTAGGAAGTGCATTGAAAGGCAGTACTGATCTAGTCCACAA GCTTGAGAATTCAGCTGTGAATCTTGCGGGATCCATCCAGCAAGGTGGTTTGCCTACGGCTGCTGGTTCTGCTGCGCCATCCTTATTAGAG ACTGGAAAGGCTTTTACCTCTAAGGGAATGCAAGTGCTTGAGCTTGTAGGCAAGGAAACTTTGGATCTACTGATCACAGAGACTGGTATAGAAGTTGAGAAGAATTCTAAACCCTCTGAACAGGAAGCCGAAGAGGATCAGTTATACGAGGAAGTAGGATTTGATCGATGCTTCTACATATATGGAGGTCCAGAACAGTTGGAG GAATTGGAGGCGTTGTCCAGCCATTATGCACTATTATTTAACcggagaaaaggaaaattatcATCAGAACAGAAATCTACTTATGATGGAAAGCTTAAACAGGTGCAGCAGATTTTCAGTTTGGATATTGAATTGGATGGAAGTGGTGCAGAGTCGGATAAaggcaaaaagaaagagactGGAGATGATGGAAATAGCGATGAGATGAAGAGTTTGCATGATTCAAGCGTCAGCAAGGCTGCTGATATGGCGGCTGG GTTCACAAGTGCTTTAGCTGGACAAGCTGTTAATGATATAATTCAAAGAACCACCGGCCGATTAGAGAGTCTTCACTCAGAGGGAGTTCAT AGACTCTCGGAAATGTGCTGCTCTGCGGTGTCTCAACTGTTGATGCTTGGTAAATCCATCATATCTAGTGCAAACAACACTCAGGTGGAAGATGTGGATGCTGATGTCGAGAATATTGATTGGCCTGAAGATTCTGTTGAGAAAGCAAAGATAATCAGATCAAAAGCACAAGCAATGACTGGATATGTGGAGGCAGTGTCCAGCAGTTTCATCACAG GCATATCTGATGTTGCCGAAGCTTATCTAGCAGCCATAAAAGGTGCTTCTGCGGAATCCCATGACGTGCTTCCACAGACATCAATCCAAGAAAAAGCCAGTTCCTTCTCTAAACATCTCCGTGATGACCAGAACACAGCTTTGGGCAAAATCCAGGACGGGCTTCACTACTTGTCGTATGTGGTCGTTTCAAGCTCTATGCCCACTGCATGA